Proteins from a single region of Streptomyces sp. TN58:
- a CDS encoding tyrosine-protein phosphatase: MTQQTQEPELTGVRNFRDVGGLPTSDGRTVGTGRLFRSGHLAHATETDAEFLASLGLHTVFDFRNGADHALEGPDVDLPGVRNVNIPLSDPADGREFWRLVRDGDLEQLRSVLGDGRAAARMSDSYRRIVRDRTAEHSRLLHAIAEDSVPALLHCAAGKDRAGLSVAVTLLAVGVEREAIVADYLESNAPHRRYRIRRGSASAEARSPEVMELLAPLFDARAEYLIAAFDTIDEVWGGVERYLAQGLGLAPGTLDRLRDRLLV; this comes from the coding sequence TTGACCCAGCAGACACAGGAGCCGGAGCTGACCGGAGTGCGCAATTTCCGCGATGTAGGCGGATTGCCCACTTCTGATGGACGAACGGTCGGGACGGGACGACTCTTCCGAAGCGGACATCTCGCGCATGCCACCGAAACCGATGCAGAATTCCTCGCTTCGCTCGGCCTGCACACCGTCTTCGACTTCCGCAACGGCGCCGACCACGCGCTGGAGGGCCCGGACGTCGACCTGCCCGGCGTACGGAACGTCAACATCCCGCTCTCGGACCCGGCGGACGGCCGGGAGTTCTGGCGGCTGGTCCGCGACGGCGACCTCGAACAGCTCCGCTCCGTCCTGGGCGACGGCAGGGCGGCGGCCCGGATGTCGGACTCCTACCGCCGGATCGTCCGCGACCGCACCGCCGAGCACAGCCGCCTTCTGCACGCCATCGCCGAGGACAGCGTTCCCGCCCTCCTGCACTGCGCGGCCGGCAAGGACAGGGCGGGGCTCTCCGTCGCCGTCACCCTGCTCGCGGTCGGCGTCGAACGCGAGGCGATCGTGGCGGACTACCTGGAGTCCAACGCCCCACACCGCCGCTACCGGATCCGCCGCGGCTCCGCCTCGGCCGAGGCCCGCTCGCCCGAGGTGATGGAGCTGCTCGCGCCGCTCTTCGACGCCCGCGCCGAGTACCTGATCGCCGCCTTCGACACCATCGACGAGGTCTGGGGCGGGGTGGAGCGGTACCTGGCGCAGGGCCTGGGGCTGGCGCCCGGGACCCTCGACCGGCTCCGGGACCGGCTGCTGGTCTGA
- a CDS encoding M23 family metallopeptidase has protein sequence MPAKGKHRRPKSLSLSRGFAVAGTGGAALALPLTVAAGANAAVAPAAAPAVAPAVAPQAPAALQAAPAAPAAAVQAAPSVYTVVPGDCLSRIAAERNLSGGWQRLYADNREAVGADPDLVHPGLKLTLGARGQAAAPVQAVPAPRTAPEAAPKAAPKAPKPAKRAAAPQTRQESAPEAPAQAPAPAAQPAAAGFVAPVGGGVSTQYKVAGAMWSSGYHTGVDFIAAMGTSVKAVGAGTVVSAGWSGSYGNEVVIRHADGKYSQYAHLSQLSVSSGQSVTAGQSIGLSGSTGNSTGPHLHFEIRTSPSYGSDLDPIAYLRSKGASL, from the coding sequence ATGCCTGCAAAGGGTAAGCACCGCCGTCCCAAGTCCCTTTCGCTTTCCCGCGGATTCGCGGTCGCAGGCACCGGCGGCGCGGCCCTCGCCCTGCCGCTGACGGTCGCCGCAGGCGCCAACGCGGCCGTCGCCCCGGCGGCGGCACCCGCCGTCGCCCCCGCGGTGGCTCCGCAGGCGCCCGCCGCCCTCCAGGCCGCACCCGCCGCTCCCGCGGCCGCCGTGCAGGCCGCGCCGAGCGTCTACACAGTCGTCCCCGGCGACTGCCTCTCCCGGATCGCCGCCGAGCGCAACCTCTCCGGCGGCTGGCAGCGGTTGTACGCCGACAACCGCGAGGCGGTCGGCGCCGACCCGGACCTGGTCCACCCCGGCCTGAAGCTGACCCTCGGAGCCCGCGGCCAGGCCGCCGCCCCGGTCCAGGCCGTCCCCGCGCCGCGCACCGCCCCCGAGGCCGCGCCGAAGGCGGCCCCGAAGGCGCCGAAGCCGGCCAAGCGCGCCGCCGCCCCCCAGACGCGGCAGGAGTCCGCCCCCGAGGCCCCCGCCCAGGCCCCCGCGCCCGCCGCGCAGCCAGCCGCCGCCGGATTCGTGGCCCCGGTCGGCGGTGGCGTCTCCACCCAGTACAAGGTCGCGGGTGCCATGTGGTCGTCGGGCTACCACACCGGCGTCGACTTCATCGCCGCCATGGGCACCAGCGTCAAGGCCGTCGGTGCCGGCACCGTCGTCTCCGCCGGCTGGAGCGGCTCGTACGGCAACGAGGTCGTCATCCGGCACGCGGACGGCAAGTACTCGCAGTACGCCCACCTCTCCCAGCTCTCCGTCTCCTCCGGCCAGAGCGTCACCGCCGGGCAGAGCATCGGCCTCTCCGGCTCCACCGGCAACTCGACCGGCCCGCACCTGCACTTCGAGATCCGCACCAGCCCGTCCTACGGCTCGGACCTGGATCCCATCGCCTACCTCCGCTCGAAGGGCGCCAGCCTCTGA
- a CDS encoding SGNH/GDSL hydrolase family protein: protein MAATTTKLKTIGSYAAIGDSFTEGVGDPGPGDSFLGWADRLAVLLADQRDEHDFRYANLAVRGKLLDQIVADQVPRAKALAPDLVTFCAGGNDIIRPGSDPDDVAERFEAAVADLTGAVGHVMITTGFDTRGVPVLKHLRGKVATYSAHVRAIADRYDCPVLDLWSLKSVQDRRAWDADRLHLSPEGHTRVALRAAQVLGLEVPADPDQPWPQLRPRGSVDVTRDNIQWAREYLVPWIGRRLRGESSGDHVEAKRPDLLPL, encoded by the coding sequence GTGGCAGCGACGACGACGAAACTCAAGACCATCGGCTCGTACGCGGCGATCGGGGACAGCTTCACAGAGGGCGTGGGGGACCCGGGGCCTGGGGATTCTTTTCTCGGCTGGGCGGACCGGCTCGCCGTGCTCCTGGCCGATCAGCGCGACGAGCACGACTTCCGGTACGCGAACCTCGCGGTGCGGGGCAAGCTCCTCGACCAGATCGTGGCCGACCAGGTGCCGAGGGCCAAGGCCCTCGCCCCCGACCTGGTCACCTTCTGCGCGGGCGGCAACGACATCATCCGGCCCGGCAGTGACCCGGACGACGTGGCAGAGCGGTTCGAGGCGGCCGTGGCCGACCTCACCGGAGCCGTCGGCCACGTCATGATCACCACCGGGTTCGACACCCGGGGCGTGCCCGTCCTCAAGCACCTCCGCGGCAAGGTCGCGACGTACAGCGCCCACGTGCGTGCCATCGCCGACCGGTACGACTGCCCGGTCCTCGACCTCTGGTCGCTGAAATCCGTACAGGACCGGCGCGCCTGGGACGCGGACCGGCTGCACCTCTCGCCCGAGGGGCACACCCGCGTCGCACTGCGCGCCGCGCAGGTGCTCGGCCTGGAGGTGCCCGCCGACCCCGACCAGCCGTGGCCGCAGCTGCGCCCGCGCGGCTCGGTGGACGTGACCCGCGACAACATCCAGTGGGCCCGCGAGTACCTGGTGCCGTGGATCGGCCGCCGGCTGCGCGGCGAGTCCTCCGGTGATCACGTCGAGGCGAAGCGGCCGGACCTGCTGCCGCTGTAG
- a CDS encoding MBL fold metallo-hydrolase, protein MTGSRPLRPRLRALRPEAFGADPSGARLERIRRSPNFADGVFQNPVGARNRPSGSMTEFAKIYFHREQRIRRSPGAPIPVHPTTLADLAKPPAGGLRLTWMGHSSVLAEIDGHRVLFDPVWGERCSPFPFAGPKRLHPVPVPLAALGEVDVVVISHDHYDHLDLPTIKALAGTATVFAVPLGVGAHLERWGVPADRLRELDWNESTSIAGLSLTATPARHFCGRGLRNQQHTLWASWVVAGEEHRIYHSGDTGYFPGFAEIGAAHGPFDATMIQIGAYSEYWPDIHMTPEEGMRAHLDLQGGAAHGTMLPIHWGTFNLAPHPWDEPGEGTLAAARGAGAAVALPIPGQPFEPGTEGAPAEAWWRPFVAGAAQAGPVDGPAAVPAHEAGGAAATAARVVSSAADGQEEPESVGS, encoded by the coding sequence TTGACCGGCTCCCGCCCCCTCCGTCCGCGCCTGCGCGCCCTGCGGCCCGAAGCCTTCGGCGCGGACCCGTCCGGCGCCCGGCTGGAGCGGATCCGCCGCTCGCCGAACTTCGCCGACGGCGTCTTCCAGAACCCGGTCGGGGCCCGGAACAGGCCCTCGGGGTCGATGACGGAGTTCGCGAAGATCTACTTCCACCGCGAGCAGCGCATCCGGCGCAGCCCGGGAGCCCCGATCCCGGTGCACCCCACGACCCTCGCCGACCTGGCCAAACCGCCGGCCGGCGGACTGCGCCTGACCTGGATGGGGCACTCCAGCGTGCTCGCGGAGATCGACGGGCACCGGGTGCTGTTCGACCCGGTGTGGGGCGAGCGCTGCTCACCCTTCCCCTTCGCCGGCCCCAAGCGGCTGCACCCCGTACCGGTACCGCTGGCCGCGCTGGGCGAGGTCGACGTCGTCGTCATCTCGCACGACCACTACGACCACCTGGACCTGCCGACGATCAAGGCGCTGGCCGGTACGGCCACGGTCTTCGCCGTACCGCTCGGAGTCGGCGCGCACCTGGAGCGCTGGGGCGTCCCGGCCGACCGGCTGCGCGAGCTCGACTGGAACGAATCGACGAGCATTGCCGGGCTGTCCCTGACGGCGACCCCCGCCCGGCACTTCTGCGGCCGCGGCCTGCGCAACCAGCAGCACACCCTGTGGGCCTCCTGGGTGGTCGCGGGCGAGGAGCACCGGATCTACCACAGCGGGGACACCGGCTACTTCCCCGGCTTCGCGGAGATCGGCGCCGCACACGGCCCCTTCGACGCGACGATGATCCAGATCGGTGCCTATTCGGAGTACTGGCCCGACATCCACATGACCCCCGAGGAGGGCATGCGCGCCCACCTCGACCTCCAGGGCGGCGCCGCGCACGGCACCATGCTGCCGATCCACTGGGGCACCTTCAACCTGGCACCGCACCCGTGGGACGAGCCCGGCGAAGGCACCCTGGCCGCCGCCCGGGGGGCCGGCGCGGCCGTGGCACTCCCGATCCCGGGCCAGCCGTTCGAGCCGGGGACCGAGGGCGCGCCCGCCGAAGCGTGGTGGCGTCCGTTCGTGGCAGGGGCGGCGCAGGCCGGACCCGTGGACGGCCCCGCGGCCGTGCCCGCACACGAGGCGGGCGGGGCGGCGGCGACTGCGGCCCGCGTGGTGTCGTCGGCCGCCGACGGCCAGGAGGAGCCGGAGTCCGTCGGCTCCTGA
- a CDS encoding sensor histidine kinase, whose translation MSGPRAARHAPSRHAVTGPARQIRPQLVRAALLPTLAAALSGAAAVIFTLQLGGGAGDRDARLWPVLTGCALLTAGALAAALLGAQRAAKAVRDRCEALRRSSVRGRQELRTAAERLERGETPPRPVRGGPNAPLTGADPASVDEFWLLSQELRGAREQAHTALVRLAGPVTPSDSERKVEVFANLARRLQSLVHREISLLDDLEDTVEDPDLLKELFHVDHLATRIRRHAENLAVLGGAASRRQWTRPVDLSEVLRSSVAEVEQYTRVKVVPPAGGSVRGHAVADVVHLLAELVENATVFSPPDTDVVLRAERVTAGIAVEVEDRGLGMPAEEQHRMNALLAEPDQAGVRSLLADGRIGLYVVSALARRHGIAVELKSNIYGGVLAVLVLPQDLLGAEAAEGSRVTPPLEPARVPMPTVPVHAVPTAAVPTPEVPVQAVPVPRGAEAPPTIPAPRPEPQPGWPAFAPAPSGMPAGAPAAWSAPGAGTPPEAGAAPQDTWAPGPEAAPRSGWTAGQGLATGEEHGGAAEEKPVLPRRRAQSHLAPQLRDAPPPRPSADPDRPVHDPGLMAAFQRGYGLAQSENQA comes from the coding sequence ATGTCCGGACCCCGCGCCGCCCGCCACGCCCCGTCGAGACACGCCGTCACCGGTCCCGCCCGGCAGATACGCCCCCAGCTGGTACGAGCCGCCCTCCTGCCCACGCTCGCCGCCGCGCTCAGCGGCGCCGCCGCGGTGATCTTCACTCTTCAGCTCGGCGGCGGGGCCGGCGACCGCGACGCCCGGCTGTGGCCGGTGCTCACAGGCTGCGCCCTGCTCACGGCCGGCGCGCTGGCCGCCGCCCTGCTCGGCGCGCAGCGCGCGGCCAAGGCCGTACGCGACCGGTGCGAGGCGCTGCGCCGCTCCAGTGTGCGCGGCCGCCAGGAGCTGCGGACGGCCGCCGAACGGCTGGAGCGGGGCGAGACCCCGCCCCGGCCGGTCCGTGGCGGGCCGAACGCGCCGCTCACCGGCGCGGACCCGGCCAGCGTGGACGAGTTCTGGCTGCTCTCCCAGGAGCTGCGCGGTGCCCGCGAACAGGCACACACGGCCCTGGTACGGCTCGCCGGACCGGTCACCCCGTCCGACAGCGAGCGCAAGGTCGAGGTCTTCGCCAACCTCGCGCGCCGGCTCCAGTCCCTCGTCCACCGCGAGATCTCGCTGCTGGACGACCTGGAGGACACGGTCGAGGACCCGGACCTGCTCAAGGAGCTCTTCCACGTCGACCACCTCGCCACCCGCATCCGCCGCCACGCCGAGAACCTCGCGGTGCTGGGCGGTGCGGCGTCCCGCCGGCAGTGGACCAGGCCGGTCGACCTGAGCGAGGTGCTCCGCTCCTCGGTGGCGGAGGTCGAGCAGTACACCCGGGTCAAGGTCGTGCCGCCGGCGGGCGGCAGCGTCCGCGGACACGCCGTCGCGGACGTCGTGCACCTGCTGGCCGAACTCGTCGAGAACGCCACGGTGTTCTCCCCTCCCGACACCGACGTGGTGCTGCGGGCCGAGCGGGTCACCGCGGGGATCGCGGTGGAGGTGGAGGACCGGGGACTGGGCATGCCCGCCGAGGAGCAGCACCGGATGAACGCCCTGCTCGCGGAACCCGACCAGGCCGGCGTCCGCAGCCTGCTCGCGGACGGCCGGATCGGCCTGTACGTCGTCTCGGCGCTGGCCCGCCGGCACGGGATCGCCGTCGAACTCAAGTCGAACATCTACGGCGGCGTCCTCGCGGTGCTGGTGCTGCCGCAGGACCTGCTGGGCGCGGAGGCGGCCGAGGGCTCGCGGGTGACACCGCCGCTGGAACCGGCACGAGTGCCGATGCCGACGGTGCCGGTGCATGCCGTGCCCACGGCTGCTGTGCCCACGCCCGAGGTGCCGGTGCAGGCGGTGCCCGTGCCGCGCGGGGCGGAGGCCCCGCCCACCATCCCCGCCCCCCGCCCCGAGCCGCAACCGGGATGGCCCGCCTTCGCGCCGGCCCCGTCGGGCATGCCCGCCGGGGCGCCGGCGGCGTGGTCCGCACCCGGTGCGGGGACCCCGCCCGAGGCGGGGGCCGCACCGCAGGACACGTGGGCGCCCGGGCCGGAGGCCGCGCCCAGGAGCGGGTGGACGGCCGGGCAGGGGCTCGCGACGGGGGAGGAGCACGGCGGCGCCGCGGAAGAGAAGCCGGTGCTGCCGCGGCGCCGGGCCCAGTCGCACCTCGCACCCCAACTGCGTGACGCACCTCCGCCGCGGCCCTCCGCCGACCCCGACCGACCCGTACACGACCCCGGCCTCATGGCCGCCTTCCAGCGGGGCTACGGCCTCGCGCAGTCGGAGAACCAGGCATGA
- a CDS encoding roadblock/LC7 domain-containing protein, with translation MGGEVATEAGSRLSDLDWLLSGLVQRVPYTRSAVLLTADGLVSCVHGLDHDSADHLAALACGLYSLGRSAGARFGDGAEVRQVVVELDTALLFVSAAGSGTCLAVLADREADAGVLGYEMAVLVKSVRPYLSAAPRRPAANVER, from the coding sequence ATGGGCGGCGAAGTGGCGACGGAGGCCGGCAGCCGGCTCTCGGATCTCGACTGGCTGCTGAGCGGCCTGGTCCAACGCGTGCCGTACACCCGCAGCGCCGTACTCCTCACCGCCGACGGGCTCGTGAGCTGCGTACACGGCCTGGACCACGACAGCGCCGACCACCTGGCGGCCCTCGCCTGCGGCCTCTACTCCCTCGGACGCAGCGCCGGGGCCCGCTTCGGCGATGGCGCCGAAGTCCGGCAGGTCGTCGTCGAACTCGACACCGCGCTCCTCTTCGTGTCCGCCGCCGGATCCGGTACCTGCCTGGCAGTCCTGGCCGACCGGGAGGCCGACGCGGGCGTGCTCGGGTACGAGATGGCGGTGCTGGTCAAGAGCGTCCGGCCGTACCTCTCCGCGGCGCCCCGACGGCCCGCCGCGAACGTGGAGCGATGA
- a CDS encoding DUF742 domain-containing protein: MRARGSGAHGGYGAYGKGRDTPWRDGSAGRVTRPYTASGGRTRPAVALDLLTRMTATGVRPRVPLGAEHTLALRLCAGTAAITVAELAGQLRLPAAVVKVLLSDLMEYGAVMAQSPRFPGGGSYAADDQSLLLAVLDGLRRRL; the protein is encoded by the coding sequence ATGAGGGCCCGCGGCAGCGGGGCGCACGGCGGGTACGGCGCGTACGGCAAGGGGCGGGACACACCGTGGCGCGACGGCTCGGCGGGGCGGGTGACGCGTCCGTACACCGCCAGCGGCGGCCGCACCAGACCCGCCGTCGCGCTCGACCTGCTGACCCGCATGACCGCGACGGGTGTGCGCCCGCGCGTCCCGCTCGGGGCCGAGCACACCCTCGCGCTGCGGCTGTGCGCCGGCACCGCCGCGATCACCGTCGCCGAGCTGGCCGGGCAGCTGCGGCTCCCGGCCGCCGTGGTGAAGGTGCTGCTGTCCGACCTTATGGAATACGGAGCCGTCATGGCCCAGTCCCCGCGGTTCCCGGGCGGCGGCTCGTACGCCGCCGACGACCAGTCCCTCCTCCTGGCGGTGCTCGATGGCCTACGCCGACGGCTGTGA
- a CDS encoding GTP-binding protein → MAYADGCDVPATLKILVAGGFGAGKTTFVGAVSEIEPLSTEERLSDLGAGYDRLHGVEAKTTTTVALDFGRITLDDRHVLYLFGTPGQHRFWFLWEELCAGALGAVVLADTRRLADCFPAVDFFERRGIAFVVAVNEFDGCPRYPTEEVREAVGLGPEVPVVRCDARLTGSGTVTLAALVRHLLYLSSASTPESSSTESGET, encoded by the coding sequence ATGGCCTACGCCGACGGCTGTGACGTCCCCGCCACCCTGAAGATCCTGGTCGCGGGGGGTTTCGGGGCGGGCAAGACCACCTTCGTCGGCGCGGTGAGCGAGATCGAGCCGCTGAGCACGGAGGAACGGCTCAGCGACCTCGGCGCGGGCTACGACCGGCTGCACGGAGTCGAGGCCAAGACCACGACGACCGTCGCGCTCGACTTCGGCCGGATCACCCTGGACGACCGGCATGTGCTCTACCTCTTCGGCACGCCCGGCCAGCACCGCTTCTGGTTCCTGTGGGAGGAACTGTGCGCGGGCGCGCTCGGAGCCGTGGTGCTCGCGGACACCCGCCGCCTCGCGGACTGCTTCCCGGCCGTGGACTTCTTCGAGCGGCGCGGCATCGCCTTCGTCGTCGCCGTCAACGAGTTCGACGGCTGCCCCCGCTACCCGACCGAGGAGGTCCGGGAGGCGGTGGGACTGGGGCCCGAGGTGCCCGTCGTACGGTGCGACGCGCGCCTGACCGGCTCCGGGACGGTGACGCTGGCCGCCCTGGTCCGTCACCTGCTGTACCTGTCGTCGGCGTCAACGCCGGAGTCATCCTCAACGGAGTCGGGGGAAACGTGA
- a CDS encoding GAF domain-containing protein, with amino-acid sequence MAAYESTGHLLLTPMDREAPARALRLRELGLGERADTELDAFARRVADVLDAPYAGVNFVGEERQFFAGLHRTPGARESGYPARALARDHGYCPHVVVRRHALVLEDVRDFARFAGNAVVDGSGVRSYLGAPLTDRRGIVLGTVCAVDVVPRRWGTEGLATAKGLAAELVALLHEREDRRA; translated from the coding sequence ATGGCCGCCTACGAATCGACCGGACACCTGCTGCTCACGCCCATGGACCGGGAGGCGCCCGCCCGCGCCCTGCGGTTACGCGAGCTGGGGCTGGGGGAGCGGGCGGACACCGAACTGGACGCCTTCGCGCGACGCGTGGCGGACGTCCTCGACGCGCCCTACGCGGGCGTGAACTTCGTCGGCGAGGAACGCCAGTTCTTCGCCGGCCTGCACCGGACACCCGGCGCCCGGGAGAGCGGCTACCCGGCCCGGGCCCTGGCCCGCGACCACGGCTACTGCCCGCACGTGGTCGTACGCAGGCACGCGCTGGTCCTGGAAGACGTACGGGACTTCGCCCGGTTCGCCGGGAACGCGGTGGTGGACGGGAGCGGGGTCCGGTCCTACCTGGGAGCGCCGCTGACCGACCGGCGCGGGATCGTACTGGGCACGGTGTGCGCGGTGGACGTGGTGCCGCGGCGGTGGGGGACGGAGGGGCTCGCCACCGCCAAGGGGCTGGCGGCCGAGCTGGTGGCCCTGCTGCACGAGCGGGAGGACCGGCGTGCGTGA
- a CDS encoding MmcQ/YjbR family DNA-binding protein, translated as MAATVQDVRLIALSLPDSSEKPAWGMPAFRVGGKIFAALGDDDTSIGVKCPREDRAELIAAEPEKFFLRAGHDDNYAWIRVRLAAVRDEAELRAILVDSWLQAAPKRLVAAHPELAAGPG; from the coding sequence ATGGCCGCCACCGTGCAGGACGTCCGCCTGATCGCACTGTCCCTCCCGGACAGCAGCGAAAAACCGGCCTGGGGCATGCCGGCCTTCCGGGTGGGCGGCAAGATCTTCGCCGCGCTCGGCGACGACGACACCTCGATCGGGGTGAAGTGCCCCCGGGAGGACCGGGCCGAGCTGATCGCGGCGGAACCGGAGAAGTTCTTCCTGCGCGCCGGCCACGACGACAACTACGCGTGGATCCGGGTACGTCTGGCGGCGGTGCGCGACGAGGCGGAACTGCGCGCCATCCTGGTGGACTCCTGGCTCCAGGCGGCCCCGAAACGCCTGGTCGCCGCCCACCCGGAGCTGGCCGCAGGACCCGGCTGA
- a CDS encoding IS982 family transposase, with amino-acid sequence MTTDLETLATALYVRIDDSLAGTRRWGRPPRLTDAELLTLAVMQAVLGFASETRWLRFARRHLSAEFPYLPEQSGYNKRLRAANTLISRFIRTLARDTDLWHDDVWIVDSTPVECARSRPTVKRSQLAGWAGYGYCASHSRFFWGLRLHLLCTPGGLPIAWALANPKTDEREVLAGMLTQDIDLLATHPGQTIVGDKGYVSKHLDAFMADHGLTLLRPSYRNRKPRPGEHLLKPIRQLIESVNDTLKGQLDLERHGARTPSGVLARVGQRILALTAAIWHNRANGTSITRSLVAYDH; translated from the coding sequence GTGACGACAGATCTCGAAACCCTCGCGACTGCACTGTACGTGAGGATTGATGACTCTCTGGCAGGAACGCGGCGATGGGGCCGTCCGCCGAGGCTGACGGATGCCGAGCTGTTGACGCTCGCGGTCATGCAGGCCGTCCTCGGCTTCGCCTCCGAGACCCGCTGGCTTCGGTTCGCCCGCCGCCACCTGAGCGCCGAGTTCCCCTACCTGCCCGAGCAGTCCGGATACAACAAGCGCCTGCGGGCCGCCAACACGCTGATCAGCCGGTTCATCCGCACTCTGGCCCGCGACACCGACCTGTGGCACGACGACGTATGGATCGTGGACTCCACCCCCGTGGAGTGCGCCCGCTCACGGCCGACGGTCAAACGCTCGCAACTGGCGGGCTGGGCCGGTTACGGCTACTGCGCCTCGCACTCACGGTTCTTCTGGGGCTTGCGTCTGCACCTGCTCTGCACACCCGGCGGCCTGCCCATTGCCTGGGCGCTGGCCAACCCGAAAACGGACGAGCGTGAAGTCCTCGCCGGCATGCTCACCCAGGACATCGACCTGCTGGCCACCCACCCCGGGCAGACCATCGTCGGTGACAAGGGCTACGTCTCCAAGCACCTGGACGCCTTCATGGCCGACCACGGCCTGACCCTGCTGCGGCCCAGCTACCGCAACCGCAAGCCACGGCCGGGCGAGCACCTGCTCAAACCGATCCGGCAGCTCATCGAGTCGGTGAACGACACCCTCAAAGGCCAACTCGACCTCGAACGTCACGGAGCCAGGACCCCATCTGGGGTCCTGGCCCGCGTCGGACAACGCATCCTGGCCCTGACCGCAGCCATCTGGCACAACCGGGCCAACGGAACATCCATCACCCGATCACTCGTCGCCTACGACCACTGA
- a CDS encoding IclR family transcriptional regulator, protein MARSGTEGRGVLEGAFALMEVLAHGDEVGLTRLAADAELPKATAHRLLGQLVALGAVQSCSGRYRLGPRTFRLGQAWHPARALRAASARPLRELASATGRLTVSLSVSEAGHAIVVGSTRSEVDDVFALHPGAVLPAGSAAELILRASAPEAVAPAGWSRSAWSREAARAREQGMAFQYGQCVSALSCVAAPVYSDTGQVVAAVAATALDGKRIALLGEAVVRTAAMVSANLSRPPAPAARPRRGREPAQGPAPQGPAGRSPHAVLAPARHR, encoded by the coding sequence ATGGCCAGATCCGGCACTGAGGGGCGGGGTGTACTGGAGGGCGCGTTCGCACTCATGGAGGTGCTCGCGCACGGCGACGAGGTCGGCCTGACCAGGCTGGCGGCGGACGCCGAACTGCCCAAGGCCACGGCGCACCGGCTGCTCGGGCAACTCGTCGCGCTGGGCGCGGTGCAGAGCTGTTCGGGCCGCTACCGGCTGGGCCCGAGGACGTTCCGGCTGGGGCAGGCGTGGCACCCGGCGCGGGCCCTGCGGGCCGCGTCTGCGCGGCCGTTGCGTGAACTGGCCTCGGCGACCGGCCGGTTGACCGTCAGCCTGTCGGTTTCCGAAGCGGGACACGCCATCGTGGTGGGGAGCACGCGCAGTGAGGTGGACGACGTCTTCGCCCTGCATCCCGGGGCGGTGCTGCCTGCCGGGAGCGCGGCCGAGCTGATCCTGAGGGCGTCCGCTCCCGAGGCGGTCGCGCCTGCCGGGTGGTCGCGGTCCGCGTGGTCGCGGGAGGCGGCGCGGGCCCGGGAGCAGGGCATGGCGTTCCAGTACGGGCAGTGCGTGAGCGCGCTGTCGTGCGTGGCGGCGCCGGTGTACTCCGACACGGGGCAGGTGGTGGCCGCGGTGGCGGCGACCGCCCTGGACGGCAAGCGGATCGCCCTGCTGGGCGAGGCCGTGGTCCGTACGGCGGCGATGGTCAGCGCCAACCTGTCGAGGCCGCCGGCCCCCGCGGCGCGGCCGCGCCGCGGGCGGGAACCCGCCCAGGGCCCGGCGCCCCAGGGCCCGGCGGGCCGGTCCCCGCACGCGGTGCTGGCGCCGGCACGACACCGCTAG